A stretch of the Pedobacter sp. MC2016-14 genome encodes the following:
- a CDS encoding M17 family peptidase N-terminal domain-containing protein — MNKETTITQQFAIYKRYVILLMLSVIFTVTSAKAQQTTAIGTTKVWGSVKGVAIEGVVQGPSAQVSDLQVACVFEYTEGDIFNSPPALPAALNGMVHLDQDMKGLVTELRKSGKFMGHAYETILISPPKGTIGAKKLLLIGLGDRNKFEASIMTSVGSVAMSEALRLGVGNFSFASDLKDAGIDSPTALVAGNVVRGAFAAYQTQLWLKDRKMAEFKPLSKIILLAGPSFFTVAGEGIAAAIADVNK; from the coding sequence ATGAACAAAGAAACAACCATAACACAGCAATTTGCCATATATAAGCGGTATGTTATACTGCTGATGCTTTCAGTAATTTTTACGGTAACGTCAGCTAAAGCGCAACAAACAACTGCCATAGGTACAACCAAAGTATGGGGTAGCGTTAAAGGTGTTGCAATTGAAGGCGTGGTGCAAGGTCCTTCTGCGCAAGTTAGCGATCTTCAGGTTGCCTGTGTATTTGAATATACAGAAGGGGATATTTTTAATTCTCCGCCGGCTTTACCGGCAGCCCTAAATGGAATGGTACACCTGGACCAGGACATGAAAGGTCTTGTAACGGAACTACGCAAGAGTGGTAAATTTATGGGGCATGCGTACGAAACAATTCTCATCAGTCCGCCAAAAGGAACTATTGGTGCTAAAAAACTACTGCTGATTGGTCTTGGCGACCGTAATAAATTTGAAGCCTCCATTATGACATCGGTAGGTAGTGTGGCCATGAGTGAAGCACTTAGGTTGGGCGTAGGTAATTTCTCTTTTGCCAGTGACCTCAAAGATGCGGGCATAGACTCCCCAACTGCTTTAGTGGCTGGCAATGTGGTAAGGGGAGCTTTTGCCGCTTATCAGACACAGCTTTGGTTAAAGGATCGAAAGATGGCCGAATTTAAGCCGCTCTCAAAAATTATCCTTTTGGCCGGTCCCTCTTTTTTTACCGTAGCCGGAGAAGGAATTGCAGCGGCAATTGCTGATGTCAATAAATAG